A genome region from Triticum aestivum cultivar Chinese Spring chromosome 2B, IWGSC CS RefSeq v2.1, whole genome shotgun sequence includes the following:
- the LOC123040607 gene encoding uncharacterized protein codes for MAFIASKLVRAALASRPVGDIAGSISPCLPRLSLTGGSIRRMSAAADGSEIEEILGLRGFVADINPEEKFPLVDENSIKSKESLWALYKCWCKYRGVSRSHEEMTRRFSSFRASAMRVYKNNNSRSSQVSQLGPFADMTKAEIARLFPPRGPKCRFGGSRRWCSP; via the exons ATGGCCTTCATCGCGTCCAAGCTCGTTCGAGCAGCCCTAGCATCACGCCCCGTTGGAGATATTGCTGGTAGTATTTCCCCGTGTCTCCCCCGGCTCTCTCTGACTGGCGGTTCCATCCGTCGCATGTCTGCAGCTGCAG ACGGTTCTGAGATAGAAGAAATTCTCGGACTCCGCGGCTTTGTGGCGGACATAAATCCAGAAGAAAAATTTCCCCTTGTTGATGAGAATTCCATTAAGTCCAAGGAATCTCTGTGGGCTTTGTATAAATGCTGGTGCAAGTATCGTGGGGTATCTCGTAGCCATGAAGAAATGACCCGTCGGTTCAGTTCATTTAGGGCTTCTGCAATGCGCGTGtacaaaaacaacaattctagatcGTCGCAAGTGTCTCAACTGGGCCCATTTGCAGATATGACCAAGGCGGAGATTGCTCGCCTGTTTCCTCCTCGTG GTCCCAAGTGCCGCTTTGGGGGGTCCAGGAGGTGGTGCAGCCCTTAA